cgttTTTGTATATCTCCCAAAATGCAGTAAATGCTGTTTTAAGTGCATTTGCTTTTTGCCTTAGAGTAGGTAAATAATACAAATCGTCTCCGTGTTTTAATATTAATCCAACACGTACAGCACAATCCAATTTTCTCCTTAATTCTTCGGTAAACATTTTTGCATTATTTTCAACTGGATAGGAACCACGTAAATATTCGCTAATGAGATTCGATGGAACATAAACTTTACGTAAGTGAAGTCTTTTTATCGCTGCAAGTATCATCTGTGGTGTTATGGAAATATGACCACCTAATTGATTTTTAGATAAACAGAATGATCAATGTtcaattcaatgaaataaaaaaaaaaaatgtagaatcGATAAAAGATACTGTGAAGAATAATCTCACGTGATTTAGAAGAGTAATCGTTATAAAGATTCATTTTATATGaagcaaaaatatttgtttttctttttttgataattttgtcTGTTCGGGCACATTATTACttgaaagattaaaaattattataatagataTTAAGGTTTATAAGTACTCATAAAAGGCAATTTTATATTATCCGCATTTTTATAAGTTACGTCATAATAAAAAAGCTGAACGTTTTCACGTTGTGTTTCCTTGGTTTTTTCTTACAAATATTAAACAGATTGTTTTGTAAatgttatttttgtattttgttttttagtatgttctttatttattattatattatatattacttacAATATCGAGTTATTCTTAATACAAACAATAAATCAAaatgatgcaaatatttataaagatacatatgtatgcatacATTAAGAAACCTGAAacagtatatatttttaattatttatatatatatatataattttttatacatataaagttTATATGTCTGAATTTATAAcataagaatattattaattactctACGATACCTTCTTTCTTGTTTTGAAAATCTTAACACTACACATCGAACTATCACaacgaattaatatttataatcttttGAACTTAGATAagttacaatataaaaatatcaggtACTCTACTACGGAAAGCATTTCACGACGtgataaatatcataaaaaataattagaagatGCTGGTGTATTTAACAATACTTATACTTCTTGGTTTACTTTTAACATTTTTGCTTTGAGATATCAAAAATCACTCAATTATTATAAAGGATTacattatatagaaaattaaacaataaaaatagaaaacaattaCGAACTTTTGTGCAAAGTATGGTGTAGATTTTAAAACCATACTTGAATATCGGTCATTCTCTCTTTTATGAATaccgatgaaataaatttaaatcagattcaatatttaataggtATGTGAATTtacacaataaaaataaattttacagcTAATTGCAGTGCTCTAAGAAATATGGGATATACAGCGTGTTCTCataatttatgatttttcaGCTGTTTGAATAAAAGAGTTAATAACCAAAATTTATTTGTGTTAAGCGAAcattatataacaataatagacatttctgaaattttgtatcataatgaaaacaattttttttatattgagTTCAAGATCACTTTTGAATTTTAACGTATTtaacgaattttaataatttttacttattaTATTGTAAAGCATGTTAAAACGAATTAAACAAGCATAAAACATGACACCTTTGTTCATATAGTAccaagtttacagtttacaaatactaataaatagtatttgtattttgtattttttcttgTACTTTTTCCAAAaactatttgttattattatatcttaCTCACTCAAGATATAAACTTTGATTAATGATTCCTTTTTATTGTAGTGCTTTAAATGGCTGAGAACTCATGCAACAGGACattaatttgaatataatttttctcataatttttatgtaaatagaaatattaataattaaggaATATTTTACtcctctatttaaaaaaaataatattcatttaaattgCATTAAGTATGTAGTaacagttaaaaaatatttatacatatttattaaagaaaaataatttctatgtatataaaaaattagtaaaggatggtattgaaattttatagatcatattatttaacatttatttttataaacgaaattaatttatactaataataaatgaattattatttatacaaaggTTTATCTGTCCTTTGTTTTATTGAAGTATGTACACTACATATTAATCAAAGTAAAGGTATTAAAAcatcaattaaattttatttttatgtaattttttcattaaCAAGGACATTGATTACCatttaaaagttttattttgttatacttaGCTAAAAagtcaatttgaaattttgaactGATACAGaattattaatgtatttattatatacacttCTCGCCAAAAAGATAACCCAGgtgtgctatctttaatttctcaaacaACGAAACACAAAGTATAACATTTACGCTTTGCAAAAGAATGAGTGCATGGAAAAATGATTCAACTAGGATGGTCCTGATAGGttccaatattattttcatgacatAAGAAAAGGGACAATATCAGCAATTCGACGACAAATGGGAGGAAGCAGCGTGATGGTTTGGGCCGGCATCGGCTATTTTGACAAGACAAGTATCAAGTTCATCAATGGGAGAATGAATAGTGTCcaatacataaatttaatcaagGAACAAATATATAATCATGCAGAACGCATTTCTGGACCTGATTACATCTTTCAATAAGATGATGCATCTGTACACACATCAAGATTGGTCCGAtcatattttaatgtaaataatatatctattttgccGTGGCCTGCACGATCCCGGGACCttgatattattgaaaattgctgGGCAGAACTTGAACGGCATATACGCGAATGAAAAGCAGTATCAATACGTAGAAGAATTAAAAATGGGGTACGCGAATGAGATACGTTAAGTCAAAATTATATCCAGAAATTATATAAATCGTTAACAAATCGTACAAtagaagtaataaaaaataaagagggATGTAcccattattaaataagtatatatgtttgataagtaattattgttaattacaatttatgttgattattattttcttattgtacatgtgctatcatttcgtttttaaaacaattttttttgttacacattaaacctcataatatttttaattatttttaacgaaccgcatattctgagctcataatgttttgatattatgcgttacagacgaaaaactttacacgcgtcattgagaaattaaagataacacACCTGGATTATCTTTTTGGCGAGGAGTGTAtgtatattgtcaatatttttaatttgatatgatatattattaaattaaaaaattatccatCACAAATTGATATTTCAACAATGGAATCACTGTAGtctaaattgtttttattttactaaagATATTCTATTTAGAAGTTCATCTTTATTTTTGAAGTAGACATTTAAGTATGtctaataaaattacaagaaatcATTTGTAAACATTAGAAACATGCTTTAAATTATATGAGTATAAAAGTGCCATCAATAAAATTCATTCTAAATATAAAAGCATAGTATTGCTCTCATATTAAATGCATCATAATATGTTTATTAACAGGAAGAtgcaaataatacaaaataaattcatGATTTAAGTTATGTAGAAAAAATTTGAATGTAACTCTTGTTTCATATCATGtgcataattttaatatttgatacttattttattaggaatttcattgtattaatcaaaataataatactgatgcactataaaattaattctatatattactTTAAACTGCAATTAGCTTTTCCTATTTAATAGTCGCCATAATTccaagataataaaatttataataatatatgttgTTATATCTTTAcaattatcttattattatcattaatacACTTTACTATTGAGCGCCTGCAATAAATACTACAACATCATTAgaatttctgaataaatatacaattattttcttGTGCATTAgcacataaaatattatacataagcTCAAAATATTACCATTGATAAGCTCAAAAAAATTCCTTTTACCTTGTATAGTTCATTGCTGGCGTGAGGAGCGTTTAACAAAGACTATAAGTGTTATATTAATCACTAGAAAATGTACCCTACATTTATATAGCCATAACGTATCATCTTACAAATCAAAAATTAAACTATCCAAaagctataaataaaataacattgcaCTGCGATTACCTGAATA
This DNA window, taken from Bombus terrestris chromosome 3, iyBomTerr1.2, whole genome shotgun sequence, encodes the following:
- the LOC110120353 gene encoding uncharacterized protein LOC110120353 translates to MILAAIKRLHLRKVYVPSNLISEYLRGSYPVENNAKMFTEELRRKLDCAVRVGLILKHGDDLYYLPTLRQKANALKTAFTAFWEIYKNYPKFRISKARNQNKNHSTLKERTKNRKYSKNNDNHSK